The following are from one region of the Bacteroidota bacterium genome:
- a CDS encoding nucleoside deaminase, with translation MQKDKFMQLAIDEARKGLDEGGIPIGSVLMRNGELIASGHNKRVQEKNPILHGEMDCLNNAGRIGSYRDTIIYSTLMPCYMCAGTIVQFKIRKVIVGESVTFAGAREFMEQHGVEVIDLNLDECIEMMQDFIKQNPELWSEDIGE, from the coding sequence ATGCAAAAAGATAAATTTATGCAACTCGCTATTGACGAGGCGCGCAAGGGGCTTGATGAAGGTGGAATTCCCATTGGCTCCGTCCTCATGCGTAATGGAGAGTTAATTGCCTCGGGACATAACAAACGGGTACAGGAAAAAAATCCTATACTTCATGGCGAAATGGATTGCCTTAATAATGCAGGACGAATTGGTAGTTATCGCGATACTATTATTTATTCAACACTCATGCCTTGCTACATGTGTGCGGGCACCATCGTTCAGTTTAAGATTCGCAAGGTGATAGTAGGAGAGTCGGTTACGTTTGCCGGAGCGCGCGAATTTATGGAACAACATGGGGTGGAGGTTATTGACCTTAACCTAGATGAGTGTATCGAAATGATGCAGGATTTTATAAAACAAAAT
- a CDS encoding MBL fold metallo-hydrolase, with product MKITFHGAAQTVTGSKHLITLNNGKKLLLDCGLFQGLGSDNDTFNRHFGFAPHEIDYLILSHAHIDHSGNIPYLCAQGYKGKIFATPATIDLCEILLQDSAHIHEQDVVFLNKKRAKKNQKPLEALYTIEDAKACMNQFIPVVLDTWERIDDDIEFMFTDAGHILGSAAVNINIYEDDKATRVFFSGDIGRYSDKIMRPPQPFPQADVIICESTYGDSLHDKTEDAESHMARAIMETCFKRKGRVIIPAFSLGRTQELVYTIDRLITNKIIPPIDVYIDSPLSVSATNIMRKHTESFNDSVKEYMKRDDDPFGFEKCHYIKEVAQSKALNSTKNPGVIIAASGMTEAGRIKHHIANNVEDNKDLILIVGYLPSESIGGQLLQGAEEIRVFGEKKKVRCAVDKIGAYSAHADYGEMLQYLSCQNKSKVKKIFLVHGEIKRQTAWKNHLLDNGYTNIEIPSRGQSFTI from the coding sequence ATGAAAATTACATTTCATGGCGCAGCACAAACAGTAACCGGCAGCAAGCATCTTATTACCTTAAATAATGGAAAAAAATTATTGCTCGATTGTGGGCTGTTTCAGGGCCTTGGCTCTGATAACGATACATTTAACCGTCATTTTGGTTTTGCGCCACACGAGATAGATTACCTGATACTATCGCATGCTCATATTGATCACAGCGGTAACATACCATACTTATGTGCACAAGGATATAAAGGAAAAATATTTGCAACACCAGCAACCATAGACTTGTGCGAAATTCTGTTGCAAGACAGTGCCCACATACATGAACAAGACGTAGTGTTTTTAAATAAAAAGCGAGCAAAAAAAAATCAGAAACCACTTGAAGCGCTTTATACTATCGAAGATGCGAAGGCGTGCATGAATCAATTTATTCCGGTAGTGCTAGACACGTGGGAACGAATTGATGATGATATCGAATTTATGTTTACCGATGCCGGCCACATATTGGGAAGTGCAGCAGTTAACATAAATATTTACGAGGATGATAAAGCTACCCGCGTATTTTTTAGTGGCGATATTGGGAGGTACTCTGATAAAATAATGCGTCCACCTCAACCTTTTCCACAAGCTGATGTGATTATTTGCGAAAGCACGTATGGCGATAGCCTGCATGACAAAACCGAAGATGCCGAATCACATATGGCACGTGCCATAATGGAAACTTGCTTTAAACGCAAGGGTCGTGTTATTATTCCTGCATTTTCGCTTGGCCGCACACAAGAGTTGGTTTATACCATTGACCGATTAATTACGAATAAGATAATTCCTCCCATCGATGTTTATATTGATAGCCCATTGTCGGTAAGTGCAACCAATATTATGCGCAAGCATACCGAGTCATTTAACGATTCGGTTAAAGAGTATATGAAACGTGATGACGACCCGTTTGGTTTTGAAAAATGTCATTACATAAAAGAGGTAGCCCAATCAAAAGCATTGAACTCAACCAAAAACCCGGGTGTAATAATTGCAGCTTCGGGCATGACCGAAGCAGGACGCATAAAACATCACATTGCCAACAATGTAGAGGATAATAAAGATTTGATATTGATAGTTGGATACTTGCCCAGCGAATCGATTGGTGGGCAACTATTGCAAGGTGCAGAAGAAATACGTGTGTTTGGAGAAAAGAAAAAAGTGCGTTGTGCTGTTGACAAGATAGGTGCTTACAGCGCTCATGCCGACTATGGTGAAATGCTTCAATACTTAAGTTGCCAAAATAAAAGCAAAGTGAAAAAAATATTTTTGGTTCATGGTGAAATTAAAAGACAAACCGCATGGAAAAATCATTTGCTTGATAATGGATATACTAATATTGAAATTCCTTCAAGGGGACAATCGTTTACTATTTAA
- a CDS encoding mechanosensitive ion channel → MLDLANITNSIGSVIANYAPKVAGAIIVLIIGMWIIGRLGALADKGMQRRDMDVSLRSFLRSIVSIGLKVILIVSVAGMLGIQTSSFVAILGAAGLAVGLALQGSLANFAGGVLTLIFKPFKIGDLIEAQGQTGVVKDIQIFNTILLTADNKTVILANGALSNGTIVNYSKEGNIRVGINLSVSPKNDFQKVRETIMPVLTAHPKVLRTPAPSVNFSGFGDSAVNIAVLPYTTVEDYWSVYFEIQEGIKKAFEANGIIAPVIARNIIQ, encoded by the coding sequence ATGTTAGATTTAGCAAACATCACAAACAGCATTGGCTCTGTAATAGCCAATTATGCCCCCAAAGTGGCGGGCGCGATAATTGTTCTTATAATCGGTATGTGGATTATTGGCAGGCTTGGCGCCCTGGCCGATAAGGGCATGCAAAGACGGGATATGGATGTTTCGCTTCGTTCATTTTTACGAAGTATTGTCAGCATCGGTCTTAAAGTGATATTAATAGTAAGCGTGGCGGGAATGTTGGGCATTCAAACATCATCCTTTGTTGCCATATTAGGAGCTGCGGGTCTTGCTGTTGGTTTGGCATTGCAAGGCAGCCTTGCAAACTTTGCCGGTGGGGTGTTGACGTTAATTTTCAAACCATTTAAAATTGGAGACCTTATAGAAGCGCAAGGACAAACCGGGGTAGTTAAGGATATTCAGATTTTTAATACCATACTTTTAACGGCTGACAATAAAACAGTAATTCTTGCGAATGGTGCATTGAGCAATGGTACAATTGTAAATTATAGTAAAGAAGGAAATATTCGTGTAGGCATTAACTTGTCGGTATCTCCCAAAAATGATTTTCAAAAAGTACGCGAAACCATCATGCCTGTGCTTACTGCTCATCCCAAGGTGTTGCGCACGCCTGCTCCTTCAGTAAATTTTTCAGGATTTGGCGATAGTGCTGTAAATATTGCGGTACTGCCATATACAACAGTAGAAGATTACTGGAGTGTTTATTTTGAAATTCAGGAAGGAATTAAAAAAGCATTTGAAGCCAACGGAATAATTGCACCGGTAATTGCCAGAAATATTATACAATAA
- a CDS encoding amino acid adenylation domain-containing protein encodes MSKNNIRVVDFFDNSYKHFPDSIALCYNEATYTYSELYQASASIAMQLKETTRNSTMIGVCLPRGIELPLAILSILKCGAAYVPFDPEYPAERLQYMIKQSGITHLVTNYNLKHVFAGHAIETVLMEDLKTNLEADTNINLSETVDLCYILFTSGSTGLPKGVAMPHSSLVNLIRWQIQNSQAYNSTVTLQFAPISFDVSFQEIAATWSIGGTLVMIDDEMRLNAPSLLRFINEQKINRLFLPFIALQHLAETAAQQETKLETLTEVITAGEQLQTTPAIIKFFTTNSHCTLWNHYGPTETHVCTAFMLTGAASSWPALPSIGKAIANTEILLLDENMKPVKDGDEGELYVKGSCLASGYLNNKTLTDERFISNPLDGGKTIIYKTGDLAKTLPDGNIQYLGRIDGQVKVRGYRIELGEVEVCIAKHAQVNSCAVTVREDKPGAKKLVAYVQLYAGSKATVTEFKKHVAASLPDYMQPSSFVFMPELPRTPSGKIDRKSLPIPDTSRPNLQSAYTAPVTKEQKLLAGLWSEILEIDSVGINDNFFELGGNSLLALKATAGMNMLLNKDLPVTWLFQYPAISSLLLRIENESNSDLQNAIKNRFNNTVAKVENVEDGIAIIGMACKFPGADSIDEFWSNLVTEKESITFFSKEELDPSLPKELIDDPNYVRARGIMYDADKFDAAYFGINPKVADVTDPQHRILLQLSHQVLELAGINPEKENRLIGVYAGTGNNTYYQNNVKSHPEQEEQVGAFLTMTNNEKDYIATRIAYELNLKGPALSIHTACSTSLVAIINAADALFENKCDIAIAGGIAITSPVNSGYLYNEGSMNSADGHCNPFDKDARGTLFSDGAGMIAMKRYKDAVADGNTIYAVIRGGALNNDGAHKASFTAPSAEGQSQVIAMAHAKANVDASTISYVEAHGTATPIGDPIEVEGLSRAFTIDKKLRQTCGLGSVKSNFGHLTAAAGVAGLIKVALSLYHKKIPATINFKNPNPTIDFANSPFYVVNKLTDWQSDKYVLRAGISSFGVGGTNAHIILEAAPKAMPSGIARPAQTLVLSAKNDAALQRYKQELKYFLQKNTVNDADLAFTYQTSRLPLANRSYFVYGNRDELLQQLEQPLPKLSGSYLSKSGKPEVAFIFPGQGAQYVRMAKALYDDEIIFRQYADQCFELFNKHAGINLKALMFAENLSSEESETLLKQTQYTQPGLFTVGYALAHLWMHWGIKPAVLCGHSIGEFVAACLAGVFSLEDAVRLVGARANLMQSMPKGSMLSVRANAEKVKSLLTDDCSIAAINGPELTVASGPDNAIASLQSKLEQEEIVCKLLHTSHAFHSPMMDPVIPEFKKVVASIKLHPPAIKIQSTVTSYILTDTEAQNTDYWTNHLRVPVQFATAISNLWKENPTHVLLECGPRNTASQLAKQQATDMKAQVAIPSLPDRYDNMLEWKTINNAIGQLWLRGLEVDWSKYYALESRKLIPLPTYPFEKKRFWLDIINKDAPQPTPHTAGSNDRLKLMMQKQIELMQQHLVLLKNKKSKATQPK; translated from the coding sequence TTGAGCAAAAACAATATTCGGGTTGTAGATTTTTTCGACAACTCGTATAAACATTTCCCCGATAGTATTGCATTATGTTATAATGAGGCCACTTATACTTATAGCGAACTATATCAAGCCTCTGCTTCAATTGCTATGCAATTGAAGGAAACTACCCGAAATTCAACTATGATAGGTGTATGTTTACCTCGAGGCATTGAGTTACCGCTTGCTATACTTTCCATTCTGAAATGTGGAGCTGCCTATGTTCCCTTTGATCCGGAATATCCGGCTGAGCGCTTGCAATACATGATTAAGCAATCGGGCATTACGCACCTTGTTACCAATTATAATTTAAAACATGTATTTGCGGGGCATGCCATAGAAACGGTTCTAATGGAAGATTTGAAAACCAATCTTGAGGCAGATACCAACATTAACCTTAGCGAAACTGTTGACTTATGCTATATTTTGTTTACAAGCGGCAGTACCGGACTACCTAAAGGTGTGGCTATGCCACACAGCAGTCTTGTAAATTTAATCAGATGGCAAATTCAAAATAGCCAAGCATATAACAGTACCGTTACATTACAATTTGCACCGATAAGTTTTGATGTCTCGTTTCAGGAAATAGCTGCAACCTGGAGTATTGGGGGCACGTTAGTAATGATTGATGATGAAATGCGATTGAATGCTCCTTCCCTGCTTCGCTTTATTAACGAACAAAAAATAAACCGTCTATTTCTTCCATTCATTGCCCTGCAGCACCTTGCCGAAACAGCTGCTCAACAAGAAACCAAACTTGAAACACTTACCGAAGTAATAACTGCCGGTGAACAATTGCAAACAACTCCAGCTATCATTAAATTTTTTACAACCAATAGTCATTGCACACTTTGGAATCATTATGGCCCTACCGAGACCCATGTTTGCACAGCATTTATGCTAACAGGGGCAGCCAGTAGCTGGCCCGCATTACCATCAATAGGTAAAGCAATAGCCAATACCGAAATTCTGTTGTTAGATGAAAACATGAAACCGGTAAAGGATGGTGATGAAGGAGAATTATATGTAAAAGGAAGTTGTCTTGCTTCGGGATACTTAAATAATAAAACACTTACCGATGAGCGGTTCATTTCTAATCCACTTGATGGAGGAAAAACCATCATTTATAAAACCGGAGATCTTGCTAAAACGCTACCTGATGGCAACATACAATACCTTGGCCGCATAGATGGACAGGTAAAAGTGCGCGGCTACCGTATCGAATTAGGCGAGGTAGAAGTTTGTATTGCGAAGCATGCACAAGTAAATTCCTGTGCAGTAACCGTGCGCGAAGATAAACCCGGTGCAAAAAAGCTGGTAGCTTATGTGCAACTATATGCCGGAAGTAAAGCTACAGTCACCGAATTTAAAAAACATGTTGCTGCTTCGTTGCCTGACTATATGCAACCCTCCTCATTTGTGTTTATGCCCGAATTACCGCGAACTCCGAGCGGAAAAATTGATCGCAAAAGCTTACCCATTCCTGATACCTCACGGCCTAACTTGCAATCTGCATATACAGCCCCCGTTACAAAAGAACAAAAACTGCTTGCCGGTTTATGGAGCGAAATACTTGAGATTGATTCGGTTGGTATTAACGACAACTTTTTTGAGTTGGGAGGAAATTCATTGCTTGCACTAAAAGCAACAGCCGGCATGAATATGCTGCTCAACAAAGACTTGCCGGTAACGTGGCTATTTCAATATCCTGCCATCAGTTCATTACTTTTGCGTATAGAAAATGAATCAAATTCAGATTTGCAAAATGCTATAAAAAATCGTTTTAATAATACCGTTGCCAAAGTTGAAAACGTGGAAGATGGAATAGCCATCATAGGTATGGCATGCAAATTTCCGGGGGCAGACTCTATTGATGAGTTTTGGTCGAACCTTGTTACTGAAAAAGAAAGTATCACCTTTTTTTCCAAAGAAGAACTCGACCCTTCCTTGCCTAAAGAATTGATTGATGACCCTAACTATGTGCGTGCACGAGGTATTATGTATGATGCTGATAAGTTTGATGCCGCTTATTTCGGTATCAATCCTAAGGTAGCCGATGTTACCGACCCGCAACATCGTATACTGTTACAGTTATCGCATCAGGTGCTTGAATTAGCAGGTATAAATCCTGAAAAGGAAAACCGACTTATAGGAGTATATGCTGGCACCGGTAATAATACATACTATCAAAACAATGTAAAGTCTCATCCTGAACAAGAAGAGCAAGTAGGTGCCTTCTTAACCATGACCAATAATGAGAAAGATTATATTGCCACCCGCATTGCTTATGAATTAAATTTAAAAGGACCTGCATTAAGCATACATACCGCTTGCAGTACTTCGCTTGTTGCCATTATAAATGCTGCCGATGCATTGTTCGAAAACAAATGCGATATAGCCATTGCAGGAGGTATTGCTATTACCTCTCCGGTAAATAGCGGTTACCTTTACAACGAAGGCAGCATGAACAGTGCCGATGGACATTGTAATCCTTTTGACAAAGATGCGCGCGGTACACTGTTTAGCGATGGGGCAGGCATGATAGCCATGAAGCGCTATAAGGATGCGGTGGCAGATGGCAACACCATTTATGCGGTGATACGTGGTGGCGCATTAAACAATGATGGCGCACATAAAGCAAGCTTTACAGCACCTAGTGCCGAAGGGCAATCACAGGTGATTGCGATGGCACATGCCAAAGCAAATGTTGATGCATCAACCATCTCTTATGTTGAGGCGCATGGTACAGCAACACCCATCGGAGACCCCATTGAAGTTGAAGGATTATCAAGAGCATTTACCATAGACAAAAAGTTGCGTCAGACGTGCGGGTTAGGATCGGTAAAAAGTAATTTCGGACACCTTACAGCCGCAGCGGGAGTTGCCGGTTTGATTAAGGTGGCACTTTCACTTTATCATAAAAAAATACCAGCTACTATTAATTTTAAAAATCCAAATCCAACAATTGATTTTGCAAATTCGCCTTTTTATGTAGTTAATAAGCTAACAGATTGGCAAAGCGATAAGTATGTGCTGCGGGCAGGCATTTCATCTTTTGGAGTTGGTGGCACCAATGCCCATATCATTTTAGAGGCAGCGCCAAAGGCAATGCCTTCAGGCATTGCAAGGCCGGCACAAACATTGGTATTGTCGGCAAAAAACGATGCCGCATTACAACGTTATAAGCAAGAGCTTAAATACTTTTTGCAAAAAAACACTGTGAATGATGCCGATCTCGCCTTTACTTATCAAACATCACGTTTGCCACTGGCAAATCGTAGTTACTTCGTATATGGCAACCGTGACGAGCTTTTACAACAACTGGAACAACCACTGCCAAAGCTTAGTGGTTCATACCTATCAAAATCGGGGAAACCTGAAGTTGCCTTTATTTTCCCAGGGCAAGGGGCACAATATGTGAGGATGGCCAAGGCTTTATATGATGACGAAATAATATTTCGTCAATATGCCGACCAATGTTTTGAATTATTCAACAAACATGCAGGTATAAATCTGAAGGCACTCATGTTTGCCGAAAATCTTAGCAGTGAAGAATCGGAAACATTACTAAAGCAAACGCAATACACCCAGCCGGGATTATTTACTGTTGGATATGCACTGGCACACTTGTGGATGCATTGGGGCATAAAGCCTGCAGTGCTATGTGGACATAGTATTGGCGAATTTGTTGCCGCTTGTCTGGCAGGGGTGTTTAGTCTGGAAGATGCAGTGCGCCTGGTAGGCGCACGGGCCAACCTCATGCAAAGTATGCCCAAAGGAAGTATGTTATCGGTAAGGGCAAATGCAGAAAAAGTAAAATCGTTGCTTACGGATGACTGTTCTATAGCAGCTATTAATGGGCCTGAGCTTACCGTTGCTTCAGGACCCGATAATGCGATTGCATCCCTGCAATCGAAACTTGAACAAGAAGAGATTGTGTGCAAGTTACTTCATACATCACATGCCTTCCACTCGCCCATGATGGATCCCGTAATTCCCGAATTCAAAAAAGTAGTGGCATCTATAAAACTGCATCCACCAGCAATTAAAATTCAATCAACGGTAACTTCGTATATACTTACCGATACAGAAGCACAAAATACAGATTACTGGACCAACCACCTGCGTGTACCGGTGCAGTTTGCAACTGCTATTTCAAATCTATGGAAAGAAAACCCTACCCATGTGCTGCTTGAATGTGGGCCACGCAATACCGCTTCGCAACTTGCGAAGCAACAAGCTACTGATATGAAAGCGCAAGTCGCCATACCTTCGTTGCCTGACCGATATGATAATATGCTTGAGTGGAAAACCATAAACAATGCTATTGGCCAATTATGGCTGCGCGGACTTGAGGTGGATTGGAGTAAATATTATGCGTTAGAATCGAGGAAACTAATTCCACTGCCAACTTATCCATTTGAGAAAAAAAGATTTTGGCTTGATATCATTAATAAAGATGCTCCCCAACCTACTCCGCACACTGCAGGCAGCAACGATCGCCTTAAGCTAATGATGCAAAAACAAATAGAATTGATGCAGCAGCACCTTGTACTTTTGAAAAACAAAAAATCGAAGGCCACTCAACCAAAATAA
- a CDS encoding RluA family pseudouridine synthase: MKEEEAYFANEGGEQDELFEHLRIEVDKGQGPVRIDKFLYGRIENTSRNKIQTATDAGSVFVNGLAVKSSYKVKPLDLITLVLSKPPREIELYPDPIPLSIIYEDDSIIVIDKPAGMVVHPAYGNYRGTLINAVIHHLHPELDGKPLKSESQRPGLVHRIDKNTSGLIVLAKTEEALTFLAKQFFDRTTKRHYYEFVWGNVVLDEGTIPGNIGRSVRDRKVMDVFEDTTVGKHAVTHFKVLERFSYTTLLQCKLETGRTHQIRVHFKYIKHPLFNDNEYGGDRILKGTVFQKYRQFVENCFEILPRQALHAASLGFIHPKTKKEMYFESPIPADFATVLERWRAYSHEPK, encoded by the coding sequence ATGAAAGAGGAAGAGGCTTATTTTGCAAACGAAGGAGGTGAGCAGGACGAGCTGTTTGAACATCTGCGCATTGAAGTTGATAAAGGACAAGGACCTGTGCGTATAGATAAATTTTTGTATGGACGCATAGAGAATACTTCGCGAAACAAAATACAAACAGCAACAGATGCAGGTTCGGTTTTTGTAAATGGCCTAGCGGTAAAATCAAGTTATAAGGTAAAGCCTCTTGATTTAATTACGCTGGTATTATCAAAACCTCCACGCGAAATTGAGTTATACCCTGACCCTATACCTTTGTCCATCATCTATGAAGACGATTCAATTATTGTAATAGATAAGCCTGCCGGCATGGTGGTTCATCCTGCTTATGGAAATTATCGTGGTACATTAATAAATGCGGTTATACATCACCTGCATCCTGAACTGGATGGCAAGCCATTAAAATCTGAATCGCAAAGGCCCGGGCTAGTTCATCGTATTGATAAAAACACCTCCGGCTTGATTGTGCTTGCTAAAACAGAAGAGGCACTTACATTTTTAGCTAAACAATTTTTTGATAGAACAACAAAACGGCATTACTATGAATTTGTGTGGGGTAATGTTGTGCTGGATGAAGGTACAATACCAGGAAATATTGGCCGCAGCGTTCGAGACCGTAAAGTAATGGATGTGTTTGAAGATACTACTGTTGGCAAGCATGCGGTTACACATTTCAAAGTGCTCGAAAGATTTTCTTATACAACCCTATTGCAATGCAAACTAGAAACCGGACGCACGCATCAGATACGCGTGCATTTTAAATACATAAAACATCCCTTATTTAACGATAATGAGTATGGAGGAGATCGTATATTAAAAGGAACTGTTTTTCAGAAATATCGTCAGTTTGTCGAAAATTGTTTCGAAATACTTCCGCGTCAGGCCTTACATGCAGCATCACTTGGCTTTATTCATCCAAAAACCAAAAAAGAAATGTACTTCGAAAGCCCTATTCCTGCTGACTTTGCAACCGTATTGGAGCGGTGGCGTGCCTATTCACACGAGCCAAAGTAA
- a CDS encoding DEAD/DEAH box helicase produces MSEKLFTDLGLSDPILKAIGEMGFEKPTPVQEKTIPAFIDTDEDILALAQTGTGKTAAFGLPLMTRLDFTKNQTQALIICPTRELCLQISKDLKAYSKYMPAVKIVAVYGGAGIYGQIDELKRGAQIIVATPGRLQDLMERKRINITQVDYVVLDEADEMLNMGFRDDIESILSNTPDEKRVCLFSATMEKDVREIANKYLRKPLEVTIGKKNTSNENITHEYSVVHAKDKYAALKRMLDFNSDNIYAIVFCTTKNETQDISDKLIRDGYNSDCIHGDLSQQQREKVMSRFRHHAIKILCATDVAARGIDVQGLTHVIHFHLPDDVENYTHRSGRTARAGKTGISFTLLNMREVYKLRDIERISGVKFKRVLIPSPAEVRDKKLLAFIDTFSNSEINEGIFDDAVVTGMQPLLELDPAELIKKMISLELRRFSADYLEGVDLNVSQDYARRNDGPGVGGGDGGGRGSKLFINLGSRDGFNIDAMKELVIENCNLKKKDIVFVVIKGVYSFVEVAPDKVDDVLNGLNGRMFQNRKVRIENQGQSSFEGSGGSGPKRRSYGSRDGGGGSGGNRSSRSGGGGGYARKSEGGYKSENTREYGNRSGQSRPRKKY; encoded by the coding sequence ATGAGTGAAAAGTTATTTACAGACCTTGGCTTAAGCGACCCGATTTTAAAAGCTATAGGTGAAATGGGATTTGAAAAACCAACTCCTGTACAGGAAAAAACAATACCTGCTTTTATTGATACCGATGAAGATATTTTGGCCCTTGCACAAACAGGCACAGGAAAAACTGCCGCCTTCGGATTGCCGTTAATGACGCGCCTTGATTTTACAAAAAACCAAACACAGGCCTTAATTATTTGTCCTACCCGCGAACTTTGTCTTCAAATTTCTAAAGACCTAAAAGCATATAGCAAGTATATGCCTGCCGTGAAAATTGTTGCCGTATATGGTGGTGCCGGAATTTATGGACAGATAGATGAATTGAAGCGTGGCGCACAAATTATTGTTGCCACTCCCGGACGATTGCAGGATTTAATGGAGCGTAAAAGAATAAACATAACTCAAGTTGATTATGTGGTGCTGGATGAAGCTGATGAAATGTTGAACATGGGATTCAGAGATGATATAGAAAGCATATTGAGCAATACGCCTGATGAGAAACGTGTATGCCTCTTTAGCGCAACCATGGAAAAAGATGTTCGCGAAATAGCAAACAAATATCTACGCAAACCTCTTGAGGTTACCATTGGGAAAAAAAATACTTCGAACGAAAATATCACGCATGAATATTCGGTGGTGCATGCCAAAGATAAATATGCAGCGCTAAAGCGCATGCTCGATTTTAACAGTGATAATATTTATGCCATCGTTTTTTGTACTACAAAAAACGAAACTCAGGATATAAGTGACAAACTTATTCGCGATGGATATAATAGCGATTGCATTCATGGAGATCTTAGTCAGCAGCAACGCGAGAAAGTTATGTCACGTTTCAGGCATCATGCAATAAAAATACTTTGTGCAACCGATGTTGCCGCACGTGGAATTGATGTGCAAGGACTAACACACGTAATACATTTCCATTTGCCTGATGATGTAGAAAACTACACGCATCGCAGTGGCCGTACTGCACGTGCCGGTAAAACAGGAATTTCGTTTACCCTGCTTAACATGCGCGAAGTATATAAACTTCGTGACATTGAACGCATATCAGGAGTAAAATTCAAGCGAGTACTAATTCCATCGCCTGCAGAAGTGCGCGACAAAAAATTGCTTGCCTTTATAGACACTTTTAGTAACAGCGAAATTAACGAAGGAATATTTGATGATGCAGTAGTTACCGGAATGCAACCGTTGCTTGAACTTGATCCTGCTGAATTGATTAAAAAAATGATCAGCTTAGAATTACGCAGGTTTAGTGCCGACTATCTGGAAGGTGTTGACTTAAATGTTAGTCAGGATTATGCTAGACGAAACGATGGACCAGGTGTTGGTGGCGGAGATGGTGGTGGCCGTGGCTCCAAATTATTTATCAACCTTGGTTCGCGCGATGGCTTTAATATTGATGCCATGAAAGAACTTGTAATCGAAAATTGCAACCTCAAGAAAAAGGACATTGTTTTTGTGGTAATTAAAGGAGTATATTCATTTGTTGAAGTTGCTCCGGATAAGGTAGATGATGTACTTAATGGATTAAATGGACGGATGTTTCAAAATCGTAAAGTACGCATCGAAAATCAGGGACAATCGTCATTTGAAGGAAGTGGAGGTAGTGGCCCCAAGAGAAGATCGTATGGAAGCCGTGATGGTGGTGGTGGCAGTGGTGGAAACCGAAGCAGCAGAAGCGGTGGTGGCGGTGGCTATGCCCGCAAAAGCGAAGGTGGGTACAAAAGCGAAAACACGCGCGAATATGGAAACCGCAGCGGTCAGTCGCGTCCACGCAAGAAATATTAA